One region of Nothobranchius furzeri strain GRZ-AD chromosome 16, NfurGRZ-RIMD1, whole genome shotgun sequence genomic DNA includes:
- the csnk1e gene encoding casein kinase I isoform X1 has product MLFLTLTLIRELKISEGMELRVGNKYRLGRKIGSGSFGDIYLGSNIATGEEVAIKLECVKTKHPQLHIESKFYKMMQGGVGIPSIKWCGAEGDYNVMVMELLGPSLEDLFNFCSRKFSLKTVLLLADQMISRIEYIHSKNFIHRDVKPDNFLMGLGKKGNLVYIIDFGLAKKYRDARTHQHIPYRENKNLTGTARYASINTHLGIEQSRRDDLESLGYVLMYFNLGSLPWQGLKAATKRQKYERISEKKMSTPIEVLCKGYPSEFSTYLNLCRSLRFDDKPDYSYLRQLFRNLFHRQGFSYDYVFDWNMLKFGASRTGEDAERDRREGKEGEERAGPGQRGAGGRALPPGPNASAVNRVRNEPDTGPSNPAARGAQPSGNRSPQAGRAERAERERKVAMRLHRGAPANVSSSDLNARLDQSHMTSSQVNVPFEHLAK; this is encoded by the exons GTTCCAACATTGCAACAGGAGAGGAAGTAGCTATCAAACTGGAATGTGTGAAGACGAAACACCCACAGCTCCACATAGAGAGCAAATTCTACAAAATGATGCAGGGTGGAG TGGGAATTCCATCTATAAAGTGGTGCGGGGCAGAAGGAGACTACAATGTTATGGTGATGGAGCTGCTGGGCCCCAGTTTGGAGGACTTGTTCAACTTCTGCTCCCGCAAGTTCAGCCTGAAAACAGTTCTGCTGCTGGCTGATCAGATG ATCAGTAGGATAGAGTACATCCACTCTAAGAACTTCATCCATAGAGACGTGAAGCCTGATAACTTCCTGATGGGGCTCGGAAAGAAGGGAAACCTGGTCTACATCATCGATTTTGGCCTGGCCAAGAAATACCGTGACGCCCGAACGCACCAGCACATCCCCTACCGTGAGAACAAGAACCTCACCGGAACCGCGCGGTACGCCTCCATCAACACCCACCTGGGAATCG AGCAGTCAAGACGGGACGACCTGGAGTCTCTGGGGTACGTCCTCATGTACTTCAACCTGGGTTCTCTGCCATGGCAGGGGCTCAAGGCTGCAACCAAACGGCAGAAATACGAACGCATCAGCGAAAAGAAGATGTCCACCCCTATTGAGGTGCTCTGCAAAGGATATCCTT CTGAGTTTTCCACATACCTGAACTTGTGCCGGTCTCTGCGGTTCGATGACAAGCCAGACTACTCCTATCTGAGGCAGCTCTTCAGGAACCTTTTCCACAGACAGGGCTTCTCGTACGACTACGTCTTTGACTGGAACATGCTGAAGTTT GGGGCCAGCAGGACAGGGGAAGATGCTGAGAGGGACAGAAGGGAAGGCAAAGAAGGCGAGGAACGAGCAGGACCAGGCCAAAGAGGAGCTGGAGGTCGAGCTTTGCCTCCTGGTCCAAACGCCTCTGCAGTCAACAGAGTAAGAAACGAGCCAGACACCGGCCCCTCGAATCCAGCAGCACGTGGCGCCCAACCATCAG gtaacCGCTCTCCTCAGGCAGGGAGAGCAGAACGAGCTGAGCGAGAGAGGAAGGTGGCCATGAGACTTCACCGCGGGGCCCCAGCCAACGTCTCGTCCTCCGATCTCAATGCACGTCTGGACCAATCGCACATGACCTCATCACAG GTCAATGTGCCATTTGAACATCTGGCAAAGTGA
- the csnk1e gene encoding casein kinase I isoform X4, protein MRQSPWESAERGCGRRCMLLSQGSNIATGEEVAIKLECVKTKHPQLHIESKFYKMMQGGVGIPSIKWCGAEGDYNVMVMELLGPSLEDLFNFCSRKFSLKTVLLLADQMISRIEYIHSKNFIHRDVKPDNFLMGLGKKGNLVYIIDFGLAKKYRDARTHQHIPYRENKNLTGTARYASINTHLGIEQSRRDDLESLGYVLMYFNLGSLPWQGLKAATKRQKYERISEKKMSTPIEVLCKGYPSEFSTYLNLCRSLRFDDKPDYSYLRQLFRNLFHRQGFSYDYVFDWNMLKFGASRTGEDAERDRREGKEGEERAGPGQRGAGGRALPPGPNASAVNRVRNEPDTGPSNPAARGAQPSGNRSPQAGRAERAERERKVAMRLHRGAPANVSSSDLNARLDQSHMTSSQVNVPFEHLAK, encoded by the exons GTTCCAACATTGCAACAGGAGAGGAAGTAGCTATCAAACTGGAATGTGTGAAGACGAAACACCCACAGCTCCACATAGAGAGCAAATTCTACAAAATGATGCAGGGTGGAG TGGGAATTCCATCTATAAAGTGGTGCGGGGCAGAAGGAGACTACAATGTTATGGTGATGGAGCTGCTGGGCCCCAGTTTGGAGGACTTGTTCAACTTCTGCTCCCGCAAGTTCAGCCTGAAAACAGTTCTGCTGCTGGCTGATCAGATG ATCAGTAGGATAGAGTACATCCACTCTAAGAACTTCATCCATAGAGACGTGAAGCCTGATAACTTCCTGATGGGGCTCGGAAAGAAGGGAAACCTGGTCTACATCATCGATTTTGGCCTGGCCAAGAAATACCGTGACGCCCGAACGCACCAGCACATCCCCTACCGTGAGAACAAGAACCTCACCGGAACCGCGCGGTACGCCTCCATCAACACCCACCTGGGAATCG AGCAGTCAAGACGGGACGACCTGGAGTCTCTGGGGTACGTCCTCATGTACTTCAACCTGGGTTCTCTGCCATGGCAGGGGCTCAAGGCTGCAACCAAACGGCAGAAATACGAACGCATCAGCGAAAAGAAGATGTCCACCCCTATTGAGGTGCTCTGCAAAGGATATCCTT CTGAGTTTTCCACATACCTGAACTTGTGCCGGTCTCTGCGGTTCGATGACAAGCCAGACTACTCCTATCTGAGGCAGCTCTTCAGGAACCTTTTCCACAGACAGGGCTTCTCGTACGACTACGTCTTTGACTGGAACATGCTGAAGTTT GGGGCCAGCAGGACAGGGGAAGATGCTGAGAGGGACAGAAGGGAAGGCAAAGAAGGCGAGGAACGAGCAGGACCAGGCCAAAGAGGAGCTGGAGGTCGAGCTTTGCCTCCTGGTCCAAACGCCTCTGCAGTCAACAGAGTAAGAAACGAGCCAGACACCGGCCCCTCGAATCCAGCAGCACGTGGCGCCCAACCATCAG gtaacCGCTCTCCTCAGGCAGGGAGAGCAGAACGAGCTGAGCGAGAGAGGAAGGTGGCCATGAGACTTCACCGCGGGGCCCCAGCCAACGTCTCGTCCTCCGATCTCAATGCACGTCTGGACCAATCGCACATGACCTCATCACAG GTCAATGTGCCATTTGAACATCTGGCAAAGTGA
- the csnk1e gene encoding casein kinase I isoform X3: protein MELRVGNKYRLGRKIGSGSFGDIYLGSNIATGEEVAIKLECVKTKHPQLHIESKFYKMMQGGVGIPSIKWCGAEGDYNVMVMELLGPSLEDLFNFCSRKFSLKTVLLLADQMISRIEYIHSKNFIHRDVKPDNFLMGLGKKGNLVYIIDFGLAKKYRDARTHQHIPYRENKNLTGTARYASINTHLGIEQSRRDDLESLGYVLMYFNLGSLPWQGLKAATKRQKYERISEKKMSTPIEVLCKGYPSEFSTYLNLCRSLRFDDKPDYSYLRQLFRNLFHRQGFSYDYVFDWNMLKFGASRTGEDAERDRREGKEGEERAGPGQRGAGGRALPPGPNASAVNRVRNEPDTGPSNPAARGAQPSGNRSPQAGRAERAERERKVAMRLHRGAPANVSSSDLNARLDQSHMTSSQVNVPFEHLAK from the exons GTTCCAACATTGCAACAGGAGAGGAAGTAGCTATCAAACTGGAATGTGTGAAGACGAAACACCCACAGCTCCACATAGAGAGCAAATTCTACAAAATGATGCAGGGTGGAG TGGGAATTCCATCTATAAAGTGGTGCGGGGCAGAAGGAGACTACAATGTTATGGTGATGGAGCTGCTGGGCCCCAGTTTGGAGGACTTGTTCAACTTCTGCTCCCGCAAGTTCAGCCTGAAAACAGTTCTGCTGCTGGCTGATCAGATG ATCAGTAGGATAGAGTACATCCACTCTAAGAACTTCATCCATAGAGACGTGAAGCCTGATAACTTCCTGATGGGGCTCGGAAAGAAGGGAAACCTGGTCTACATCATCGATTTTGGCCTGGCCAAGAAATACCGTGACGCCCGAACGCACCAGCACATCCCCTACCGTGAGAACAAGAACCTCACCGGAACCGCGCGGTACGCCTCCATCAACACCCACCTGGGAATCG AGCAGTCAAGACGGGACGACCTGGAGTCTCTGGGGTACGTCCTCATGTACTTCAACCTGGGTTCTCTGCCATGGCAGGGGCTCAAGGCTGCAACCAAACGGCAGAAATACGAACGCATCAGCGAAAAGAAGATGTCCACCCCTATTGAGGTGCTCTGCAAAGGATATCCTT CTGAGTTTTCCACATACCTGAACTTGTGCCGGTCTCTGCGGTTCGATGACAAGCCAGACTACTCCTATCTGAGGCAGCTCTTCAGGAACCTTTTCCACAGACAGGGCTTCTCGTACGACTACGTCTTTGACTGGAACATGCTGAAGTTT GGGGCCAGCAGGACAGGGGAAGATGCTGAGAGGGACAGAAGGGAAGGCAAAGAAGGCGAGGAACGAGCAGGACCAGGCCAAAGAGGAGCTGGAGGTCGAGCTTTGCCTCCTGGTCCAAACGCCTCTGCAGTCAACAGAGTAAGAAACGAGCCAGACACCGGCCCCTCGAATCCAGCAGCACGTGGCGCCCAACCATCAG gtaacCGCTCTCCTCAGGCAGGGAGAGCAGAACGAGCTGAGCGAGAGAGGAAGGTGGCCATGAGACTTCACCGCGGGGCCCCAGCCAACGTCTCGTCCTCCGATCTCAATGCACGTCTGGACCAATCGCACATGACCTCATCACAG GTCAATGTGCCATTTGAACATCTGGCAAAGTGA
- the csnk1e gene encoding casein kinase I isoform X2, with translation MNELKISEGMELRVGNKYRLGRKIGSGSFGDIYLGSNIATGEEVAIKLECVKTKHPQLHIESKFYKMMQGGVGIPSIKWCGAEGDYNVMVMELLGPSLEDLFNFCSRKFSLKTVLLLADQMISRIEYIHSKNFIHRDVKPDNFLMGLGKKGNLVYIIDFGLAKKYRDARTHQHIPYRENKNLTGTARYASINTHLGIEQSRRDDLESLGYVLMYFNLGSLPWQGLKAATKRQKYERISEKKMSTPIEVLCKGYPSEFSTYLNLCRSLRFDDKPDYSYLRQLFRNLFHRQGFSYDYVFDWNMLKFGASRTGEDAERDRREGKEGEERAGPGQRGAGGRALPPGPNASAVNRVRNEPDTGPSNPAARGAQPSGNRSPQAGRAERAERERKVAMRLHRGAPANVSSSDLNARLDQSHMTSSQVNVPFEHLAK, from the exons GTTCCAACATTGCAACAGGAGAGGAAGTAGCTATCAAACTGGAATGTGTGAAGACGAAACACCCACAGCTCCACATAGAGAGCAAATTCTACAAAATGATGCAGGGTGGAG TGGGAATTCCATCTATAAAGTGGTGCGGGGCAGAAGGAGACTACAATGTTATGGTGATGGAGCTGCTGGGCCCCAGTTTGGAGGACTTGTTCAACTTCTGCTCCCGCAAGTTCAGCCTGAAAACAGTTCTGCTGCTGGCTGATCAGATG ATCAGTAGGATAGAGTACATCCACTCTAAGAACTTCATCCATAGAGACGTGAAGCCTGATAACTTCCTGATGGGGCTCGGAAAGAAGGGAAACCTGGTCTACATCATCGATTTTGGCCTGGCCAAGAAATACCGTGACGCCCGAACGCACCAGCACATCCCCTACCGTGAGAACAAGAACCTCACCGGAACCGCGCGGTACGCCTCCATCAACACCCACCTGGGAATCG AGCAGTCAAGACGGGACGACCTGGAGTCTCTGGGGTACGTCCTCATGTACTTCAACCTGGGTTCTCTGCCATGGCAGGGGCTCAAGGCTGCAACCAAACGGCAGAAATACGAACGCATCAGCGAAAAGAAGATGTCCACCCCTATTGAGGTGCTCTGCAAAGGATATCCTT CTGAGTTTTCCACATACCTGAACTTGTGCCGGTCTCTGCGGTTCGATGACAAGCCAGACTACTCCTATCTGAGGCAGCTCTTCAGGAACCTTTTCCACAGACAGGGCTTCTCGTACGACTACGTCTTTGACTGGAACATGCTGAAGTTT GGGGCCAGCAGGACAGGGGAAGATGCTGAGAGGGACAGAAGGGAAGGCAAAGAAGGCGAGGAACGAGCAGGACCAGGCCAAAGAGGAGCTGGAGGTCGAGCTTTGCCTCCTGGTCCAAACGCCTCTGCAGTCAACAGAGTAAGAAACGAGCCAGACACCGGCCCCTCGAATCCAGCAGCACGTGGCGCCCAACCATCAG gtaacCGCTCTCCTCAGGCAGGGAGAGCAGAACGAGCTGAGCGAGAGAGGAAGGTGGCCATGAGACTTCACCGCGGGGCCCCAGCCAACGTCTCGTCCTCCGATCTCAATGCACGTCTGGACCAATCGCACATGACCTCATCACAG GTCAATGTGCCATTTGAACATCTGGCAAAGTGA